The following coding sequences lie in one Rutidosis leptorrhynchoides isolate AG116_Rl617_1_P2 chromosome 6, CSIRO_AGI_Rlap_v1, whole genome shotgun sequence genomic window:
- the LOC139853558 gene encoding uncharacterized protein, with amino-acid sequence MLSLFVIITTLCFSIPSSVSTDFDALVTLKQGFDSIPFALNTWNSSSPTSICLWVGIKCFQNRVISLNLSNMRIQGSVSPVFSSLDHLTELTLDGNDFIGEFNPSNLTSIRFINISNNAFSGGLDWNYLSLPNLEVLDVYNNNFSFPLPTEIASLKKLKHFDLGGNYFYGKIPKIYGNLATLEYLSLAENDLHGKIHVQLGNLTNLKEIYLGYYNVFEGGIPKEFGNLVSLIHMDLSSCELDGPIPPELGNLNSLDTIYLHINRLSGPIPKQLGNLTTLTYLDLSANALSGEIPIEFANLKQLKLLNVFMNRLHGWSIPNFVAEYTELETLGLWSNNFTGVIPENLGRNQNLRELDFSSNKLTGTIPRDLCASKQLRIVILLKNFLFGSVPDDLGSCSSLVRVRLGENYLNGSIPDGLIYLPELNLLELQNNYLSGNLSEYQNSSSRLVKLIQLNLSNNQLSGSLPVSLSNFSSLQIFLIAGNRLSGLIPTTIGQLRQVSNLDLSENSLSGKIPPDIGNCIHLTYLDLSQNNLSGFIPHEISNIRILNYLNVSRNHLNDSIPKSIETMRSLTVADFSFNNLAGELPETGQFSFFNASSFAGNPLLCGQLLNRSCNVSGITNSANKKSGRFKLILVLSLLICSLVFSIVAVLKARSFRKSGLHIWEMTSFQKLEFTVFDVFECIKDGNVIGRGGAGIVYHSEMPNGTDIAVKKLVGFGTTSHDHGFRAEIRTLGNIRHRNIVRLLAFCSNKDTNLLVYEYMRNGSLGEALHAKLKSGTLGWNLRYKISIEAARGLCYLHHDCSPLIVHRDLKSNNILLNLSYEAHIADFGLARYLVDGGASECMSAIAGSYGYIAPEYAYTLKVNEKSDVYSFGVVLLELITGKRPVGGFDDGVDIVQWARTKTGSRKEEVDCIIDPSLVNVPQDEAMHLFFIAMLCIQENSVERPTMREVVQMLSEYPLDSLENQTSSSNVAFDQPKKLDKDMV; translated from the exons ATGTTGTCTTTGTTTGTCATAATCACAACACTATGTTTCTCAATTCCTTCCTCTGTTTCCACTGATTTTGATGCCTTAGTCACACTCAAACAAGGCTTTGATTCCATTCCTTTTGCTTTAAATACATGGAATTCCTCTAGCCCTACTTCTATTTGTTTATGGGTTGGAATTAAATGCTTCCAAAACAGAGTAATTTCACTAAATTTGTCAAATATGAGAATTCAAGGCTCTGTTTCCCCTGTTTTTTCATCTCTGGATCATCTCACCGAGCTTACTCTAGACGGAAACGACTTCATCGGAGAATTCAATCCCTCAAACTTAACTTCTATTCGATTCATAAACATTTCGAATAACGCATTTAGTGGTGGCTTGGATTGGAATTACTTAAGCTTACCAAATCTAGAAGTTCTTGATGTCTACAACAATAATTTTTCATTTCCCCTGCCTACTGAAATCGCAAGCCTTAAAAAGCTTAAGCATTTTGATTTAGGTGGGAATTACTTTTATGGTAAAATCCCCAAAATCTACGGTAACTTAGCAACATTGGAGTACTTATCACTAGCAGAAAATGATCTACATGGAAAGATTCATGTACAATTGGGTAATCTAACAAACTTAAAAGAGATTTACTTGGGTTATTACAATGTTTTTGAAGGTGGTATCCCCAAAGAGTTTGGAAATTTAGTTAGTCTAATTCACATGGATCTTTCATCATGTGAACTAGACGGACCAATTCCACCCGAACTCGGAAATTTGAATTCCCTTGACACCATTTACCTTCATATTAATCGCCTTTCGGGACCAATTCCGAAACAACTTGGAAACCTAACAACTTTAACGTATCTTGATCTTTCTGCCAATGCACTTTCAGGCGAAATTCCGATTGAGTTTGCGAATCTTAAGCAACTGAAGCTTTTGAATGTTTTCATGAATAGATTACATGGgt ggTCAATACCGAATTTTGTAGCAGAGTATACGGAACTCGAAACTCTTGGTCTTTGGAGCAATAATTTCACGGGTGTGATTCCTGAGAATCTTGGTCGGAATCAGAATCTTCGTGAGCTCGATTTTTCGTCTAATAAGCTCACGGGGACTATTCCTCGTGATCTTTGTGCTTCTAAACAGTTAAGAATTGTGATTCTATTGAAGAATTTCTTGTTTGGTTCGGTTCCAGATGATTTGGGCTCGTGTTCGAGTCTAGTTAGAGTGAGATTAGGTGAGAATTACTTGAATGGTAGCATTCCTGATGGTTTGATTTACTTGCCAGAGTTGAATTTATTAGAGCTGCAAAATAATTACTTGTCGGGTAATTTATCCGAATATCAAAATTCTTCTTCAAGGCTGGTTAAGTTAATTCAGCTTAATTTATCAAACAATCAACTTTCGGGGTCTTTACCGGTTTCACTTTCAAATTTCTCTTCCCTCCAAATCTTTTTAATTGCCGGGAATAGATTATCAGGCCTAATCCCTACAACTATTGGACAACTCCGTCAAGTTTCAAATCTCGATTTAAGTGAGAATTCCTTGTCCGGGAAAATCCCACCCGATATTGGAAATTGTATCCATCTCACCTATCTTGATTTGAGCCAGAATAATCTTTCTGGCTTCATTCCACACGAAATTTCAAATATCCGAATTTTAAATTATTTAAATGTTTCGAGAAATCACTTGAATGATTCTATTCCTAAGTCTATTGAAACGATGAGAAGTCTCACAGTTGCTGATTTTTCGTTCAACAACCTCGCAGGTGAGCTACCCGAAACCGGCCAGTTTTCATTTTTTAATGCCTCTTCCTTCGCGGGTAATCCTCTACTTTGTGGTCAGTTATTAAACAGGTCTTGCAATGTTAGCGGAATCACGAATTCCGCTAACAAAAAGTCAGGAAGGTTCAAGTTGATATTGGTACTCAGTCTCCTTATATGCTCTCTTGTATTTTCTATTGTTGCGGTGTTAAAAGCTAGATCATTTAGAAAATCGGGTTTACACATTTGGGAGATGACATCCTTCCAAAAGCTTGAGTTTACAGTTTTTGACGTTTTTGAATGTATTAAAGACGGTAACGTGATAGGAAGAGGTGGAGCTGGAATCGTCTACC acagtgaaATGCCAAACGGGACCGATATAGCAGTGAAAAAGCTTGTTGGGTTTGGAACCACAAGCCACGATCATGGTTTCAGAGCCGAGATCCGAACTTTAGGCAACATTCGTCACAGAAACATCGTTAGATTACTAGCATTTTGCTCGAACAAAGACACAAACCTTTTGGTCTACGAGTACATGCGAAACGGGAGTTTAGGTGAGGCGTTACACGCCAAACTAAAAAGCGGAACTCTCGGAtggaatttaagatataaaatatcgATTGAAGCCGCTAGAGGGTTGTGCTACCTTCATCACGATTGTTCACCATTGATCGTTCATCGAGACCTGAAGTCGAATAACATTTTGTTGAATTTGAGCTACGAGGCTCACATAGCCGATTTTGGGCTCGCAAGGTACTTAGTTGATGGTGGTGCATCCGAATGTATGTCTGCAATCGCAGGGTCATACGGCTACATTGCTCCTG AATATGCTTATACATTAAAAGTGAATGAAAAGAGTGATGTTTATAGTTTTGGTGTTGTGCTTCTTGAGCTTATTACTGGAAAACGTCCAGTGGGAGGATTCGACGATGGTGTAGATATTGTACAGTGGGCTAGAACGAAAACTGGAAGTCGTAAAGAAGAAGTTGATTGCATCATTGACCCAAGTCTAGTAAATGTTCCTCAAGATGAAGCAATGCACTTGTTCTTTATCGCAATGTTATGCATTCAAGAAAATAGTGTTGAAAGACCAACAATGAGAGAAGTTGTTCAAATGCTCTCCGAATACCCATTAGACTCTCTAGAGAATCAAACCTCTTCATCAAATGTTGCGTTTGATCAACCGAAAAAACTTGATAAAGATATGGTCTAG
- the LOC139853559 gene encoding uncharacterized protein, with product MPKKIMDGLTKDALDIASSNFNIAAFDLLDQIDKDEEEEVNQPIPRAPRRFIHRDREGIAMRLWNDYFSENPTFPGDYFRRRYRMSRPLFIRICQGIMNYSQEPIPDYFLYFHQKRDATGLLGFNVFQKCTSAIRQLAYGTAPDAFDEYLHMGQQTSYDCLNNFCKSVIHLYGSKYMRKPTPQDVARLISAHAELHGFPGMLGSLDCMYWAWKNCPYKYKGHYTRGGHGYPTIMLEAVASYDLWIWHAYFGPAGSNNDINVLNQSDLFNELLQDTAPPCNFSVSGCNFNKGYYLTDGIYPDWATLVKSFKSPPDRKSAKFKKYQESARKEIERAFGVL from the coding sequence ATGCCTAAAAAAATTATGGATGGTCTTACGAAAGATGCGCTAGATATTGCAAGTTCTAATTTCAATATTGCCGCATTCGATCTACTTGATCAGATAGATAAAGACGAAGAGGAAGAAGTCAATCAACCAATTCCAAGGGCGCCTCGAAGATTTATTCATAGAGACCGAGAGGGAATCGCGATGcgtttatggaatgattatttttccGAGAATCCCACTTTTCCCGGAGATTATTTTCGTCGCCGTTATAGGATGAGTCGACCATTGTTTATACGCATATGCCAAGGTATAATGAATTACTCTCAAGAACCTATTCccgattattttttatattttcatcAAAAGCGGGATGCTACCGGGTTGTTGGGATTTAATGTTTTTCAAAAATGTACATCCGCAATACGCCAATTAGCATACGGTACTGCACCTGATGCTTTTGACGAGTACTTACATATGGGCCAACAAACATCATACGATTGTTTGAATAATTTTTGTAAGAGCGTGATTCACTTGTACGGTTCGAAGTATATGAGAAAACCGACTCCACAAGACGTAGCACGTCTTATATCCGCACATGCGGAATTACATGGTTTTCCGGGAATGTTGGGTAGCCTAGATTGTATGTATTGGGCATGGAAAAATTGTCCATATAAATATAAAGGTCATTATACTAGAGGCGGTCATGGCTATCCAACAATCATGTTAGAAGCTGTGGCATCTTATGATTTATGGATTTGGCACGCTTATTTTGGACCCGCTGGTTCAAACAACGACATCAATGTCCTTAATCAATCTGATTTATTTAACGAGTTACTTCAAGACACGGCTCCACCGTGTAATTTTTCGGTTAGTGGTTGTAATTTCAATAAAGGTTACTACCTAACCGATGGGATATATCCGGATTGGGCGACACtagttaagtctttcaaaagtccaCCTGACCGAAAATCGGCAAAATTTAAAAAATATCAAGAATCTGCCCGGAAAGAGATTGAACGCGCATTCGGTGTACTTTAA
- the LOC139852290 gene encoding uncharacterized protein produces the protein MKRKRGRKGKSKNAPKVGATEAEPSTDNLSVEDVSVPDGDEKDDSISKMETETVSNVAEQPEKPPVVGAPAVVDKPVGRLVYNRVKLKIKPSKPLEPEPQATTSTDLHAHNDTNKSSQQDIGLIDKQVVSEKIEEKANSVPEINVGVSTTQPKKTGSIIIKSSKSYTSSSSPCSSNPAAPQAEKIHQKEPESIIIKSSKSFSSSLSPCRSNPAAPQAGKNHQNEPESIVIKSLKSFSSSLSPCSSNPAVAQATTIRQKEPESVSRESVYNKQELIASLEVIKKIMKMDASEPFNVPVDPVALGIPDYFDVIKTPMDFGTICSNLESGIKYKNSEDVYKDVQYIWENCYKYNNKGDYVLELMKRVKKNFMKYWTAAGLYSDQQQDGNVSSHGKSTSKSGNLKIKSRKRHGFKRHKDDCMCAICIMVRRRQEREKIMNPVDDQTDNSDSIVQQVKLEGTSTAGSQNGDDTSSSSDNSQNKDADDADMEEKGEEVKLDNKELQSKSSSQSKQHEEKEKLLEMSKENTVAEQSQVDDKSVTEKLEDIQMAEAADATKDNVPNDVETIQHENETAGVEIRKPTELLDAGAKAKLYKTLHQRYDNPMVMELCASLFPQKSEKSIWSRPHSLVPQHGSSSRKSSISAVIASFIKR, from the exons ATGAAACGCAAGCGTGGACGGAAGGGAAAGTCCAAAAACGCCCCGAAAGTCGGTGCAACAGAGGCGGAGCCAAGCACTGATAATTTGAGTGTTGAAGATGTATCTGTTCCAGATGGCGATGAGAAAGACGATTCAATCTCAAAAATGGAAACTGAAACCGTGTCAAACGTAGCTGAGCAACCCGAAAAACCACCAGTTGTTGGTGCACCTGCAGTAGTTGATAAGCCAGTAGGGAGATTGGTTTACAATCGGGTCAAACTCAAGATAAAACCTTCAAAACCATTAGAACCTGAACCTCAGGCCACCACTTCTACAGATTTACATGCTCACAATGATACAAATAAATCTAGCCAACAAGACATTGGTCTAATTGACAAGCAAGTGGTTAGTGAGAAAATAGAAGAAAAGGCCAACTCGGTGCCTGAAATCAACGTAGGTGTTTCAACGACTCAACCCAAAAAGACTGGGAGCATTATAATAAAATCATCGAAGAGTTATACCTCAAGTTCGAGTCCTTGTAGTAGTAACCCTGCAGCGCCTCAGGCAGAAAAAATTCATCAAAAAGAGCCCGAGAGCATAATAATAAAATCGTCTAAGAGTTTTAGTTCAAGTTTGAGTCCTTGTCGTAGTAACCCTGCAGCGCCTCAGGCAGGAAAAAATCATCAAAATGAGCCCGAGAGCATTGTAATAAAATCATTGAAGAGTTTTAGTTCAAGTTTGAGTCCTTGTAGTAGTAACCCTGCAGTGGCCCAGGCAACTACAATTCGTCAGAAAGAGCCCGAGTCAGTTTCTCGAGAATCTGTCTACAACAAGCAAGAACTTATTGCTTCCCTTGAG GTCATTAAGAAGATTATGAAAATGGATGCATCCGAGCCTTTTAATGTTCCCGTAGACCCTGTTGCTCTTGGAATACCT GACTATTTTGATGTCATCAAAACACCGATGGATTTTGGGACCATATGTAGCAACCTTGAAAGTGGTATTAAGTATAAGAATTCGGAGGATGTATACAAAGATGTGCAGTATATCTGGGAGAATTGCTACAAGTACAATAATAAAGGTGATTATGTTCTCGAGCTCATGAAACGTGTGAAGAAGAATTTTATGAAGTACTGGACTGCTGCAGGGCTGTATAGTGACCAACAGCAAG ATGGCAATGTATCTAGTCATGGGAAATCAACCAGCAAGAGTGGGAATCTAAAAATCAAGTCTCGAAAACGTCATGG ATTCAAGCGCCACAAGGATGATTGTATGTGTGCTATATGCATCATGGTGCGGCGTAGGCAGGAGCGTGAGAAAATTATGAATCCTGTCGATGATCAGACCGATAACAGTGATAGTATCGTCCAACAGGTCAAGCTTGAG GGAACATCGACAGCAGGAAGTCAAAATGGTGATGATACATCATCAAGTTCAGACAATTCACAAAATAAAGATGCGGATGATGCTGACATGGAAGAAAAAGGAGAAGAAGTGAAGCTCGATAATAAGGAGCTACAAAGCAAATCTTCTTCTCAAAGTAAGCAACATGAAGAAAAAGAGAAATTATTGGAGATGAGCAAAGAAAATACGGTAGCTGAACAATCTCAGGTGGATGATAAATCTGTTACAGAGAAACTTGAAGACATACAAATGGCAGAAGCAGCGGATGCAACAAAGGATAATGTTCCTAATGATGTGGAAACGATACAACACGAAAATGAAACTGCAGGTGTTGAAATTCGAAAGCCTACG GAGTTGCTAGATGCTGGGGCGAAGGCTAAACTATATAAAACGCTCCATCAACGTTATGATAACCCAATGGTTATGGAATTATGTGCCTCTTTGTTCCCTCAAAAAAGTGAAAAATCGATTTGGAGCAGACCTCATTCTTTGGTTCCTCAACATGGTTCTTCTTCTCGCAAGAGCTCCATTAGTGCAGTCATTGCATCATTCATCAAGCGTTAG
- the LOC139852225 gene encoding large ribosomal subunit protein uL3-like has product MSHRKFEHPRHGSLGFLPRKRAARHRGKVKAFPKDDPTKPCRLTAFLGYKAGMTHIVREVEKPGSKLHKKETCEAVTIIETPPMVVVGLVGYVKTPRGLRTLNTVWAQHLSEAVKRRFYKNWCRSKKKAFSKYSLKYENDLGKKDIQSQLEKMKKYCNVIRVLAHTQIRKMKGLKQKKAHLMEIQVNGGDVAQKVDFGYGFFEKQIPIDAVFQKDEMIDIIGVTKGKGYEGVVTRWGVTRLPRKTHRGLRKVACIGAWHPARVSYTVARAGQNGYHHRTEMNKKIYKLGKVGQESHSALTEFDRTEKEITPMGGFPHYGIVKDDYLMIKGCCVGPKKRVVTLRQSLLNQTSRLALEDIKLKFIDTSSKFGHGRFQTSDEKLKAFGRMKA; this is encoded by the exons ATGTCTCATCGCAAGTTTGAACATCCAAGACATGGTTCATTGGGCTTTCTTCCCAGGAAGAGGGCTGCTCGCCACAGAGGAAAAG TGAAGGCATTCCCCAAAGACGATCCAACTAAACCCTGCAGGTTGACTGCTTTCTTGGGTTACAAAGCTGGGATGACCCATATTGTTAGAGAAGTTGAAAAGCCCGGGTCAA AACTACACAAGAAGGAAACCTGTGAAGCTGTGACAATCATTGAGACACCTCCAATGGTTGTTGTTGGGTTGGTGGGCTATGTTAAGACCCCCCGCGGCCTCCGAACTCTGAATACGGTGTGGGCCCAGCATCTAAGTGAGGCTGTCAAGAGGAGATTCTACAAGAACTGGTGCAGGTCAAAGAAGAAAGCCTTTTCTAAGTATTCACTGAAGTATGAAAATGACTTGGGAAAGAAAGATATCCAGTCGCAATTGGAGAAAATGAAGAAATACTGCAATGTCATTCGTGTTCTGGCACACACACAGATCAGAAAGATGAAAGGTCTGAAGCAAAAGAAGGCTCATTTGATGGAGATTCAAGTCAACGGTGGTGACGTGGCACAAAAAGTTGATTTCGGCTACGGTTTCTTTGAGAAGCAGATCCCTATTGATGCTGTGTTCCAGAAGGATGAAATGATTGACATCATTGGTGTGACTAAAGGTAAGGGTTACGAAGGTGTTGTGACCCGTTGGGGTGTGACCCGTTTACCTAGAAAAACCCATCGTGGGCTCCGTAAGGTTGCTTGTATTGGAGCATGGCATCCAGCTAGGGTTTCGTACACTGTTGCAAGAGCTGGACAAAATGGTTATCATCACAGAACTGAAATGAATAAGAAGATTTACAAGCTCGGGAAGGTTGGTCAGGAGTCTCATTCTGCACTCACTGAATTCGACAG GACTGAGAAAGAAATAACTCCAATGGGAGGTTTTCCTCACTATGGTATTGTGAAAGATGATTATCTGATGATAAAGGGGTGCTGCGTGGGACCCAAGAAGCGTGTGGTGACTTTGAGGCAGTCGTTGTTGAACCAGACTTCGAGGCTTGCTTTGGAGGATATTAAGCTTAAGTTCATTGACACGTCATCAAAGTTTGGGCATGGTCGTTTCCAAACTTCAGATGAGAAGTTGAAGGCCTTTGGAAGGATGAAAGCTTAA